From Aedes albopictus strain Foshan chromosome 1, AalbF5, whole genome shotgun sequence, one genomic window encodes:
- the LOC115257542 gene encoding uncharacterized protein LOC115257542 has product MQSTANSQIVVATIQPAEQIPSPTLHQIHIAPNLLTLNPNERTSAPDPVAMQLLEDVIEDQNVQQDNTECIVMKVQAVDEQESESHESIGCSNDVEVDENTSPNAKQKLPQDIDLRKSSKKHATSEMKFRSFEINWNKVSDNVLTKLNNIQEFRAKHQGEPIPSSLRLAKVDTTKLVNNVVDQLRMIDTEIKASVMETVAQQLLRKYPCLEFVDDDGCGNGMSYVIFKHKMINHNNYLNRFKDTSKQKPTSSNKGRHVKAGTLKEYWNVSDKNCEKGVLSKLRRDEPELLTSEFLSASQAFVRYKLNESKVLGELLAEYPVLRRRGLLSYHFMQATGINVEDLRKYYCTKRPKIISFSNVAGRSDPKLANDCSDLEVFRFLARLVGENIDTLIINSEVGTRIDDIRLESAGPLLVSVDMGQGTYMYYVYADFTRITEGTTDIICALQDLMCTYYVHNYKYLKTTSKFLELVQQYFLKIIPATGSKSNAYKVGNQQRIVQRTIESLSNHDDK; this is encoded by the exons ATGCAGAGTACAGCCAACAGCCAGATAGTAGTAGCGACTATTCAACCTGCAGAACAGATACCTTCTCCGACACTTCATCAAATTCACATCGCTCCTAACTTATTGACGCTTAATCCTAACGAACGTACTTCTGCGCCGGATCCAGTAGCTATGCAGCTATTGGAAGATGTCATAGAGGATCAGAACGTACAACAAGATAACACGGAATGTATCGTGATGAAAGTGCAAGCAGTTGACGAACAAGAATCGGAAAGTCATGAGTCGATTGGATGCTCAAATGATGTGGAGGTTGATGAAAATACCTCTCCGAATGCGAAACAAAAGTTACCACAAGACATCGATTTGCGGAAAAGTTCCAAAAAACATGCCACGTCGGAGATGAAGTTTCGGTCTTTTGAGATTAATTGGAACAAAGTGAGTGACAACGTACTAACTAAGCTAAACAATATCCAGGAATTTAGAGCCAAACATCAGGGAGAACCCATTCCGTCTTCACTGCGGTTGGCAAAGGTTGATACAACAAAATTAGTCAACAACGTAGTTGATCAGCTGAGGATGATTGATACAGAAATCAAGGCGAGTGTGATGGAAACCGTCGCTCAACAGCTCCTGCGAAAATATCCATGTCTCGAATTTGTTGATGACGACGGTTGTGGAAACGGCATGAGTTACGTTATTTTCAAGCATAAGATGATCAACCATAACAATTATCTCAACCGTTTCAAAGATACCTCCAAACAGAAGCCCACGTCCAGCAACAAAGGTCGACATGTCAAAGCTGGAACTTTGAAAGAATATTGGAATGTCTCTGATAAAAACTGCGAGAAAGGAGTATTGTCAAAACTTCGACGCGATGAGCCTGAACTCCTTACTAGCGAGTTTTTAAGTGCCTCGCAAGCTTTCGTAAGGTACAAACTAAACGAGAGTAAGGTGCTAGGAGAGCTGCTCGCTGAATATCCTGTGCTTCGCCGAAGAGGATTGTTGAGCTACCACTTCATGCAGGCAACGGGAATAAACGTGGAGGATTTGCGGAAATACTATTGCACGAAGCGTCCAAAAATCATAAGTTTTTCAAATGTAGCTGGTCGAAGTGATCCAAAACTCGCTAATGATTGCTCTGATCTGGAGGTCTTCCGATTTCTCGCCCGTCTCGTAGGAGAAAACATCGACACTTTGATTATTAACAGTGAG GTCGGCACACGAATTGACGACATTCGATTGGAATCGGCGGGCCCCTTGCTGGTATCTGTAG ATATGGGCCAAGGAACGTACATGTACTATGTATATGCCGACTTCACTCGGATCACGGAAGGCACCACGGATATAATTTGCGCTCTTCAGGACTTGATGTGTACGTACTACGTACACAACTACAAATACTTAAAAACTACATCAAAGTTTTTGGAATTAGTGCAGCAGTATTTCCTGAAAATCATTCCGGCGACGGGCTCCAAATCGAACGCATACAAGGTCGGAAATCAGCAGCGCATTGTACAGAGGACGATCGAAAGTCTGTCAAACCATGACGACAAATAG